From one Felis catus isolate Fca126 chromosome E2, F.catus_Fca126_mat1.0, whole genome shotgun sequence genomic stretch:
- the DEF8 gene encoding differentially expressed in FDCP 8 homolog isoform X3: MPGSPLRGQQRAGAPRALGRWDAMEYDEKLARFRQAHLNPFNKQLGPRQHEQRASEEAPDFASEEALPELPPGEPEFHCTERVMDLGLSEDHFSRPVGLFLASDIQQLRQAIEECKQVILELPEHSEKQKDAVVRLIHLRLKLQELKDPNEDEPNIRVLLEHRFYKEKSKSVKQTCDKCNTIIWGLIQTWYTCTGCYYRCHSKCLNLISKPCVRSKVSHQAEYELNICPETGLDSQDYRCAECRAPISLRGVPSEARQCDYTGQYYCSHCHWNDLAIIPARVVHNWDFEPRKVSRCSMRYLALMVSRPVLRLREINPLLFNYVEELVEIRKLRQDILLMKPYFITCKEAMEARLLLQLQDRQHFVENDEMYSVQDLLDAHTGRLSCSLTETHTLFAKHIKLDCERCQAKGFVCELCREGDVLFPFDSHTSVCTECSAVFHRDCYYDNSTTCPKCARLTLRKQSLFQEPGPDVDA, from the exons ATGCCGGGGTCTCCTCTACGTGGCCAGCAGAGAGCTGGAGCTCCGAGGGCCCTGGGAAG gTGGGATGCTATGGAATATGATGAGAAGCTGGCCCGGTTCCGGCAGGCCCATCTCAACCCCTTCAACAAGCAGCTGGGGCCAAGGCAGCATGAGCAGAGGGCCAGCGAGGAGGCCCCAGACTTCGCTTCTGAAG AGGCCCTGCCTGAGTTGCCCCCTGGAGAGCCAGAATTCCACTGCACTGAGCGAGTGATGGATCTCGGCCTTTCGGAGGACCACTTCTCCCGCCCTGTG GGTCTCTTCCTGGCCTCTGACATTCAGCAGCTGCGGCAGGCCATCGAGGAGTGCAAGCAGGTGATTCTGGAGCTGCCCGAGCACTCGGAGAAGCAGAAGGATGCCGTAGTTCGGCTCATCCACCTCCGGCTGAAACTCCAGGAGCTGAAG GACCCCAATGAGGACGAGCCCAACATCCGAGTCCTCCTCGAGCACCGTTTCTACAAGGAGAAGAGCAAGAGTGTCAAGCAAACCTGTGACAAGTGCAACACCATTATCTGGGGGCTCATTCAGACCTGGTACACCTGTACAG gctgttATTACCGCTGTCATAGCAAGTGCTTGAACCTCATCTCCAAGCCCTGCGTGCGCTCCAAAGTCAGCCACCAAGCGGAATACGAGCTGAACATCTGCCCCGAGACAGGGCTGGACAGCCAGGATTACCGCTGCGCGGAGTGCCGGGCGCCCATCTCTCTGC GGGGCGTGCCCAGCGAGGCCCGGCAGTGTGACTATACCGGCCAGTACTACTGCAGCCATTGCCACTGGAATGACCTGGCTATCATCCCTGCACGAGTTGTGCACAACTGGGACTTTGAGCCGCgcaag GTGTCCCGCTGCAGCATGCGCTACCTGGCACTGATGGTGTCTCGTCCGGTCCTCAGGCTCCGTGAGATCAACCCTCTGCTCTTCAACTACGTGGAGGAGCTGGTGGAGATCAGG AAGCTGCGCCAGGACATCCTCCTCATGAAGCCATACTTCATCACTTGCAAGGAGGCCATGGAGGCACGTCTGCTCCTGCAG CTCCAGGACCGGCAGCATTTTGTGGAGAACGATGAGATGTACTCTGTCCAGGACCTGCTGGATGCGCACACGGGCCGCCTCAGCTGCTCGCTCACGGAGACCCACACACTCTTTGCCAAGCACATCAAGCTGGACTGTGAG CGGTGTCAGGCCAAGGGCTTCGTATGCGAGCTCTGCAGAGAGGGTGATGTGCTGTTCCCCTTCGACAGCCACACGTCCGTGTGCACCGAGTGCTCTGCTGTCTTCCACAG ggACTGCTACTATGACAACTCTACCACGTGCCCCAAGTGTGCCCGGCTCACCTTGCGGAAGCAGTCACTCTTCCAGGAGCCTGGTCCAGATGTGGATGCCTAG
- the DEF8 gene encoding differentially expressed in FDCP 8 homolog isoform X2 translates to MEYDEKLARFRQAHLNPFNKQLGPRQHEQRASEEAPDFASEEALPELPPGEPEFHCTERVMDLGLSEDHFSRPVGLFLASDIQQLRQAIEECKQVILELPEHSEKQKDAVVRLIHLRLKLQELKDPNEDEPNIRVLLEHRFYKEKSKSVKQTCDKCNTIIWGLIQTWYTCTGCYYRCHSKCLNLISKPCVRSKVSHQAEYELNICPETGLDSQDYRCAECRAPISLRGVPSEARQCDYTGQYYCSHCHWNDLAIIPARVVHNWDFEPRKVSRCSMRYLALMVSRPVLRLREINPLLFNYVEELVEIRKLRQDILLMKPYFITCKEAMEARLLLQDLLDAHTGRLSCSLTETHTLFAKHIKLDCERCQAKGFVCELCREGDVLFPFDSHTSVCTECSAVFHRDCYYDNSTTCPKCARLTLRKQSLFQEPGPDVDA, encoded by the exons ATGGAATATGATGAGAAGCTGGCCCGGTTCCGGCAGGCCCATCTCAACCCCTTCAACAAGCAGCTGGGGCCAAGGCAGCATGAGCAGAGGGCCAGCGAGGAGGCCCCAGACTTCGCTTCTGAAG AGGCCCTGCCTGAGTTGCCCCCTGGAGAGCCAGAATTCCACTGCACTGAGCGAGTGATGGATCTCGGCCTTTCGGAGGACCACTTCTCCCGCCCTGTG GGTCTCTTCCTGGCCTCTGACATTCAGCAGCTGCGGCAGGCCATCGAGGAGTGCAAGCAGGTGATTCTGGAGCTGCCCGAGCACTCGGAGAAGCAGAAGGATGCCGTAGTTCGGCTCATCCACCTCCGGCTGAAACTCCAGGAGCTGAAG GACCCCAATGAGGACGAGCCCAACATCCGAGTCCTCCTCGAGCACCGTTTCTACAAGGAGAAGAGCAAGAGTGTCAAGCAAACCTGTGACAAGTGCAACACCATTATCTGGGGGCTCATTCAGACCTGGTACACCTGTACAG gctgttATTACCGCTGTCATAGCAAGTGCTTGAACCTCATCTCCAAGCCCTGCGTGCGCTCCAAAGTCAGCCACCAAGCGGAATACGAGCTGAACATCTGCCCCGAGACAGGGCTGGACAGCCAGGATTACCGCTGCGCGGAGTGCCGGGCGCCCATCTCTCTGC GGGGCGTGCCCAGCGAGGCCCGGCAGTGTGACTATACCGGCCAGTACTACTGCAGCCATTGCCACTGGAATGACCTGGCTATCATCCCTGCACGAGTTGTGCACAACTGGGACTTTGAGCCGCgcaag GTGTCCCGCTGCAGCATGCGCTACCTGGCACTGATGGTGTCTCGTCCGGTCCTCAGGCTCCGTGAGATCAACCCTCTGCTCTTCAACTACGTGGAGGAGCTGGTGGAGATCAGG AAGCTGCGCCAGGACATCCTCCTCATGAAGCCATACTTCATCACTTGCAAGGAGGCCATGGAGGCACGTCTGCTCCTGCAG GACCTGCTGGATGCGCACACGGGCCGCCTCAGCTGCTCGCTCACGGAGACCCACACACTCTTTGCCAAGCACATCAAGCTGGACTGTGAG CGGTGTCAGGCCAAGGGCTTCGTATGCGAGCTCTGCAGAGAGGGTGATGTGCTGTTCCCCTTCGACAGCCACACGTCCGTGTGCACCGAGTGCTCTGCTGTCTTCCACAG ggACTGCTACTATGACAACTCTACCACGTGCCCCAAGTGTGCCCGGCTCACCTTGCGGAAGCAGTCACTCTTCCAGGAGCCTGGTCCAGATGTGGATGCCTAG
- the DEF8 gene encoding differentially expressed in FDCP 8 homolog isoform X1 has product MEYDEKLARFRQAHLNPFNKQLGPRQHEQRASEEAPDFASEEALPELPPGEPEFHCTERVMDLGLSEDHFSRPVGLFLASDIQQLRQAIEECKQVILELPEHSEKQKDAVVRLIHLRLKLQELKDPNEDEPNIRVLLEHRFYKEKSKSVKQTCDKCNTIIWGLIQTWYTCTGCYYRCHSKCLNLISKPCVRSKVSHQAEYELNICPETGLDSQDYRCAECRAPISLRGVPSEARQCDYTGQYYCSHCHWNDLAIIPARVVHNWDFEPRKVSRCSMRYLALMVSRPVLRLREINPLLFNYVEELVEIRKLRQDILLMKPYFITCKEAMEARLLLQLQDRQHFVENDEMYSVQDLLDAHTGRLSCSLTETHTLFAKHIKLDCERCQAKGFVCELCREGDVLFPFDSHTSVCTECSAVFHRDCYYDNSTTCPKCARLTLRKQSLFQEPGPDVDA; this is encoded by the exons ATGGAATATGATGAGAAGCTGGCCCGGTTCCGGCAGGCCCATCTCAACCCCTTCAACAAGCAGCTGGGGCCAAGGCAGCATGAGCAGAGGGCCAGCGAGGAGGCCCCAGACTTCGCTTCTGAAG AGGCCCTGCCTGAGTTGCCCCCTGGAGAGCCAGAATTCCACTGCACTGAGCGAGTGATGGATCTCGGCCTTTCGGAGGACCACTTCTCCCGCCCTGTG GGTCTCTTCCTGGCCTCTGACATTCAGCAGCTGCGGCAGGCCATCGAGGAGTGCAAGCAGGTGATTCTGGAGCTGCCCGAGCACTCGGAGAAGCAGAAGGATGCCGTAGTTCGGCTCATCCACCTCCGGCTGAAACTCCAGGAGCTGAAG GACCCCAATGAGGACGAGCCCAACATCCGAGTCCTCCTCGAGCACCGTTTCTACAAGGAGAAGAGCAAGAGTGTCAAGCAAACCTGTGACAAGTGCAACACCATTATCTGGGGGCTCATTCAGACCTGGTACACCTGTACAG gctgttATTACCGCTGTCATAGCAAGTGCTTGAACCTCATCTCCAAGCCCTGCGTGCGCTCCAAAGTCAGCCACCAAGCGGAATACGAGCTGAACATCTGCCCCGAGACAGGGCTGGACAGCCAGGATTACCGCTGCGCGGAGTGCCGGGCGCCCATCTCTCTGC GGGGCGTGCCCAGCGAGGCCCGGCAGTGTGACTATACCGGCCAGTACTACTGCAGCCATTGCCACTGGAATGACCTGGCTATCATCCCTGCACGAGTTGTGCACAACTGGGACTTTGAGCCGCgcaag GTGTCCCGCTGCAGCATGCGCTACCTGGCACTGATGGTGTCTCGTCCGGTCCTCAGGCTCCGTGAGATCAACCCTCTGCTCTTCAACTACGTGGAGGAGCTGGTGGAGATCAGG AAGCTGCGCCAGGACATCCTCCTCATGAAGCCATACTTCATCACTTGCAAGGAGGCCATGGAGGCACGTCTGCTCCTGCAG CTCCAGGACCGGCAGCATTTTGTGGAGAACGATGAGATGTACTCTGTCCAGGACCTGCTGGATGCGCACACGGGCCGCCTCAGCTGCTCGCTCACGGAGACCCACACACTCTTTGCCAAGCACATCAAGCTGGACTGTGAG CGGTGTCAGGCCAAGGGCTTCGTATGCGAGCTCTGCAGAGAGGGTGATGTGCTGTTCCCCTTCGACAGCCACACGTCCGTGTGCACCGAGTGCTCTGCTGTCTTCCACAG ggACTGCTACTATGACAACTCTACCACGTGCCCCAAGTGTGCCCGGCTCACCTTGCGGAAGCAGTCACTCTTCCAGGAGCCTGGTCCAGATGTGGATGCCTAG